A single Candidatus Liberibacter asiaticus DNA region contains:
- the rpsL gene encoding 30S ribosomal protein S12, with product MPTVNQLIRKPRKGSFRACAKVTALRGNPQKRGVCLRVYTVTPKKPNSALRKVIKARLTSGVEVIAYVPGEGHNLQEHSVVMLCGGRVKDLPGVKYRVIRGVLDAQGVKNRKQARSRYGAERPK from the coding sequence ATGCCTACTGTTAATCAGCTTATACGCAAACCTCGTAAAGGCTCTTTTCGCGCTTGTGCTAAAGTAACCGCTCTTAGAGGTAATCCTCAGAAAAGAGGAGTGTGTCTCCGTGTTTACACAGTGACACCTAAAAAACCTAATTCTGCGTTGCGTAAAGTTATTAAAGCACGTTTAACAAGTGGCGTTGAAGTTATAGCTTATGTTCCTGGAGAGGGACACAATTTGCAAGAACACTCAGTGGTTATGTTGTGTGGTGGTCGTGTAAAAGACCTTCCTGGGGTTAAGTATCGGGTTATCAGAGGGGTTCTTGATGCGCAAGGTGTGAAGAATCGAAAACAGGCTCGTTCTCGATATGGGGCTGAGCGTCCCAAATAA
- the rplW gene encoding 50S ribosomal protein L23 produces MINIRFYDTIISPVIAEKSTLLAGQNQVVFNVKKDSSKSEIKSAVEALFSVKVVSVNTLIRKGKVKRLSRISAARSRVRSSRDMYVSRKDVKRAFVTLAKGYSIDISAGV; encoded by the coding sequence ATGATAAATATTCGGTTTTATGATACTATTATATCCCCCGTTATAGCAGAAAAATCCACTTTGTTAGCCGGACAAAATCAGGTCGTTTTTAATGTTAAAAAGGATTCTTCCAAGTCTGAGATCAAGTCCGCTGTTGAAGCGTTGTTTAGTGTAAAAGTAGTTTCTGTCAATACCTTGATTCGGAAGGGAAAGGTAAAACGTTTGAGTAGAATTTCTGCTGCTCGTAGCCGAGTGAGGTCTTCTCGTGATATGTATGTATCGCGCAAGGATGTTAAGAGGGCTTTTGTAACATTGGCTAAGGGGTATTCTATTGATATTTCAGCTGGTGTTTAG
- the rplB gene encoding 50S ribosomal protein L2, protein MALKNFNPDTSGRRQLVMVDRNSLHSGKPIKSLTRGLCSKGGRNNTGRVTMRFRGGGHKNRYRLVDFKRGEYGLEGVVKRLEYDPNRTAFIALISYSNGSLAYILAPQRLSVGDKVISSDSAVDVKPGNAMPLRFIPVGSIVHNVEMKPGKGGQISRSAGSYARLVERDRSRALLRLSSGEMRFVHSSCMASIGAVSNQDHSNVNHAKAGRARWLGMRSHVRGVAMNPVDHPHGGGEGKTSGGRNPCSPWGKLTKGKRTRSNKSTDVFIARSRHKNKK, encoded by the coding sequence GTGGCGTTAAAGAATTTTAATCCTGATACATCGGGTAGACGTCAACTCGTTATGGTAGATCGTAATTCTTTGCATTCAGGGAAACCTATTAAGTCTTTAACTAGGGGATTGTGTTCTAAAGGGGGACGAAATAACACTGGTCGTGTCACTATGCGTTTTCGTGGAGGTGGGCATAAGAATCGGTATCGTCTTGTAGATTTCAAGCGCGGTGAATATGGTCTTGAAGGTGTTGTGAAGCGGTTAGAGTATGATCCTAATAGGACAGCCTTTATTGCTCTTATTTCGTATTCAAATGGATCGCTGGCTTATATATTGGCGCCACAGCGTTTATCTGTAGGCGATAAAGTTATTTCTTCAGATAGTGCTGTTGACGTCAAGCCTGGGAATGCTATGCCGCTACGATTTATTCCTGTAGGGTCGATAGTTCATAACGTTGAGATGAAGCCTGGAAAAGGAGGGCAAATATCTCGTTCTGCTGGTTCTTATGCACGACTCGTGGAGCGAGATCGTAGTAGAGCTCTTCTGCGTCTTTCTTCTGGTGAGATGCGTTTTGTTCACTCTTCTTGCATGGCTTCTATAGGGGCGGTTTCGAATCAGGATCATAGCAATGTTAATCATGCTAAGGCAGGTCGTGCTCGTTGGCTGGGTATGCGTTCGCATGTTAGAGGAGTGGCTATGAATCCTGTGGATCATCCTCATGGTGGTGGTGAAGGTAAAACGTCTGGAGGTCGTAACCCTTGTAGTCCTTGGGGAAAGCTTACAAAGGGAAAGAGGACACGATCAAACAAATCTACAGATGTTTTTATTGCTCGTTCTCGGCATAAGAATAAGAAATAG
- the fusA gene encoding elongation factor G: MARKCKIEDSRNFGIMAHIDAGKTTTTERILYYAGKSHKIGEVHDGSATMDWMEQEQERGITITSASTTVFWPGRDGGQKKLTIIDTPGHVDFTMEVERSIRVTDGAIALLDSNAGVEPQTETVWRQADKYSVPRVIFCNKMDKMGADFYRSVEMISSRLGANPLVIQLPVGSESNFQGVIDLVEMKALLWKNEDLGSSWDVVEIPEDMKDSANSYRDKMIESIVELDDSAMDSYLQGESFSSDRIRSLIRLGTISVKFFPVLCGSSFKNKGVQPLLDAVVDYLPSPLDVRAIKGVDVKSNSEIDVSAVDSSPLSMLAFKVMADSFVGSLTFCRIYSGKISKGDSLLNTVKGKKERVGRMLQMHSNSREDIDEAYCGDIIALAGLKETTTGDTLCDPSRPIVLERMDFPEPVIQIAIEPKSKGDQERMSLALSRLVAEDPSLRVSMDPNSGQTNLSGMGELHLEIIVDRMLREFKVDANVGAPYVSYRESVTKSCVHDYIHKKQSGGAGQFAKVKIAFEPNPDGDDFVFESKIVGGAIPKEYIPGVRKGIESMLSSGPLAGFPMLGMKVTLLDGDYHDVDSSVLAFEIAARACFREAASKMGVQLLEPLMKVEVTVPAEYVGDVIGDLSSRRGQIQGQENRSVYVVIDAHVPLSCMFKYVDSLRSMSQGRGQYTMIFDHYAPVPAHVSKEIQEKYSVVKSA; the protein is encoded by the coding sequence ATGGCTCGTAAGTGTAAGATAGAAGATAGCCGTAATTTTGGTATTATGGCACATATAGACGCTGGGAAGACGACAACTACTGAGCGGATATTGTATTATGCTGGAAAATCTCATAAGATTGGCGAAGTGCATGATGGTTCTGCTACTATGGATTGGATGGAACAAGAACAGGAGCGTGGTATTACCATTACATCTGCATCTACCACGGTTTTTTGGCCAGGTCGTGATGGTGGTCAGAAAAAGTTGACAATTATTGATACTCCTGGGCATGTTGATTTTACTATGGAAGTTGAGCGTTCTATTCGTGTTACGGATGGGGCGATAGCGTTATTAGATTCTAACGCTGGTGTTGAACCGCAAACAGAAACGGTATGGCGTCAGGCTGATAAGTATTCTGTTCCGCGTGTGATATTTTGCAATAAAATGGATAAGATGGGTGCGGATTTTTATCGTTCTGTTGAGATGATTTCTTCTCGCCTGGGGGCGAATCCTTTAGTGATACAATTGCCTGTGGGGTCTGAAAGCAATTTTCAAGGGGTGATTGACCTAGTTGAAATGAAGGCACTATTGTGGAAAAATGAGGATTTAGGTTCCAGTTGGGATGTGGTCGAGATACCTGAAGATATGAAAGATTCGGCTAATTCTTATCGCGATAAGATGATTGAGTCTATTGTTGAGTTAGATGATTCTGCTATGGATTCTTATCTTCAAGGTGAAAGTTTTAGTTCCGATAGAATACGTTCTTTGATTCGTTTGGGGACTATCTCTGTAAAATTTTTTCCTGTCCTGTGTGGTTCTTCTTTCAAAAACAAGGGTGTGCAGCCGTTGCTGGATGCAGTTGTTGATTACTTGCCATCTCCTCTTGATGTGCGGGCGATTAAGGGTGTCGATGTGAAGAGTAATAGTGAGATTGATGTGTCTGCGGTAGATTCTTCTCCCCTCTCTATGTTGGCATTTAAGGTAATGGCAGATAGTTTTGTTGGTTCGTTGACTTTTTGTCGTATTTATTCAGGGAAAATTTCAAAAGGGGATTCCTTGTTGAATACAGTCAAGGGTAAAAAAGAGCGTGTTGGTCGTATGTTGCAGATGCACTCTAATTCCCGTGAGGATATTGACGAGGCATATTGTGGGGATATTATTGCTCTGGCAGGATTGAAAGAAACCACAACTGGTGATACATTATGCGATCCTTCAAGGCCTATTGTTTTAGAGCGGATGGATTTTCCTGAGCCTGTGATACAGATTGCTATTGAGCCTAAATCAAAGGGGGATCAGGAGCGTATGTCTTTGGCTTTGAGTCGTCTCGTTGCGGAAGATCCTTCGTTGCGAGTGAGTATGGATCCAAATTCTGGTCAAACTAATCTATCTGGTATGGGTGAGTTGCACCTTGAGATCATTGTGGATCGGATGTTGCGTGAATTTAAAGTAGATGCTAATGTCGGGGCTCCTTATGTTTCTTATCGTGAATCAGTTACTAAGAGCTGTGTTCATGATTACATTCATAAAAAGCAATCTGGTGGTGCAGGACAATTTGCTAAAGTCAAGATAGCTTTTGAACCTAATCCTGATGGAGACGATTTTGTTTTTGAATCGAAAATTGTGGGAGGGGCTATCCCAAAAGAGTATATTCCTGGTGTTCGCAAGGGTATTGAGAGTATGCTATCTTCTGGTCCGTTGGCTGGTTTCCCTATGCTTGGGATGAAGGTCACTTTATTGGATGGTGACTATCATGATGTTGATTCCTCTGTTCTTGCGTTCGAAATTGCTGCTCGAGCTTGTTTTAGAGAGGCGGCAAGTAAAATGGGTGTACAGTTATTAGAGCCCCTTATGAAAGTTGAGGTTACTGTTCCTGCAGAATATGTTGGGGATGTTATTGGTGATTTGAGTTCGCGCAGAGGGCAGATTCAAGGGCAAGAGAATCGTTCCGTATATGTTGTAATTGATGCTCATGTGCCTTTGTCTTGTATGTTTAAATATGTGGATTCGTTGCGTTCTATGTCGCAGGGTCGAGGGCAATATACAATGATTTTTGATCATTATGCTCCTGTTCCTGCGCATGTTTCTAAGGAGATACAAGAAAAGTATTCTGTTGTAAAATCTGCATGA
- the tuf gene encoding elongation factor Tu, whose protein sequence is MVEKRYVRNKESLGLSTIGHVDHGKTTLTAAITKYYSEEKKEYGDIDSAPEEKLRGITIATAHVSYETDKRFYSHIDCPGHADYVKNMITGATQADGAILVCAAEDGPKPQTREHILLARQIGISSIVVYMNKVDAVDDDELLDISEYEIRDLLKEHKYSDDTPIIRGSALCALQGTNKELGEDSIHALMKAVDTHIPTPQRSLDAPFLMHIEGSCGIEGRGTVVTGCIKRGRIKAGSDVEIIGMGGKKLKVKCTDVEMFRKKLDEAIAGDNVGLLLRGVNRADVPRGRVVCAPGSIQEYSRFRASVYILTASEGGRTTGFMDNYRPQFFMDTADVTGRIILSPGSQAVMPGDRVDLEVELIYPIAMEPNQTFSMREGGKTVGAGLILEIIE, encoded by the coding sequence ATGGTGGAAAAACGATATGTTCGTAACAAGGAGAGTCTTGGTCTCAGTACTATAGGTCATGTTGATCATGGTAAGACGACGCTGACGGCGGCTATTACGAAGTACTATAGTGAAGAGAAGAAAGAATATGGCGATATTGATAGTGCTCCAGAAGAGAAATTACGGGGTATTACGATTGCGACTGCGCATGTTAGCTATGAGACGGATAAGCGGTTTTATAGTCACATTGACTGTCCTGGGCATGCTGATTATGTGAAGAATATGATTACTGGTGCGACGCAGGCTGATGGTGCTATACTTGTTTGTGCTGCAGAGGATGGTCCTAAGCCGCAGACGAGGGAACATATTCTTTTAGCGCGTCAAATAGGTATTTCGTCGATAGTTGTTTATATGAATAAGGTTGACGCTGTTGATGACGATGAATTATTGGATATTTCTGAATATGAGATTCGTGACCTTTTAAAGGAACATAAATATTCTGATGATACGCCTATTATTCGTGGTTCTGCTCTTTGTGCATTGCAGGGTACTAATAAGGAATTGGGTGAGGATTCTATTCATGCTTTGATGAAGGCTGTTGATACTCATATTCCTACTCCTCAGCGTTCTTTGGATGCTCCTTTTTTAATGCATATAGAGGGTTCTTGTGGGATTGAAGGGCGTGGTACTGTTGTTACTGGTTGTATCAAGCGTGGTAGGATTAAAGCTGGATCTGACGTTGAAATAATTGGTATGGGTGGTAAGAAGCTTAAGGTCAAGTGTACAGATGTGGAGATGTTTCGTAAGAAATTAGACGAAGCGATAGCGGGTGATAATGTAGGTTTGCTTCTTCGTGGAGTAAATCGTGCGGATGTTCCAAGGGGTAGGGTTGTTTGTGCTCCTGGTTCGATTCAAGAGTATTCTAGGTTTAGGGCGAGTGTTTATATTCTGACAGCTAGTGAAGGTGGTCGTACTACAGGATTTATGGATAATTATCGCCCACAGTTCTTTATGGATACGGCGGATGTTACGGGAAGGATCATTCTGAGTCCTGGATCTCAAGCGGTAATGCCTGGTGATAGGGTGGATTTAGAGGTAGAACTTATTTATCCAATTGCGATGGAGCCAAATCAGACTTTTTCTATGCGTGAAGGAGGAAAGACGGTAGGGGCTGGTTTGATTCTTGAAATTATAGAATAA
- the rpsS gene encoding 30S ribosomal protein S19, whose product MARSVRKGPFVTKSLLKKVSQARDSGGRGVVRVWCRNCDIMPQFIGLTFGVYNGRKHVPVSVSEEMVGFKLGDFAPTRHCPGHGSDKKAKRK is encoded by the coding sequence GTGGCGCGTTCAGTTCGGAAGGGTCCTTTTGTTACCAAGTCTCTTCTTAAAAAAGTATCGCAAGCTCGTGATTCAGGTGGTCGTGGTGTTGTGCGGGTATGGTGTCGTAATTGTGATATTATGCCACAATTTATCGGTTTGACATTTGGTGTATATAATGGTCGTAAGCATGTGCCTGTATCTGTTAGTGAGGAGATGGTTGGGTTTAAGCTTGGTGATTTTGCTCCGACGCGTCATTGTCCAGGGCATGGTAGTGATAAAAAGGCTAAGAGGAAGTAG
- a CDS encoding acetyl-CoA carboxylase biotin carboxyl carrier protein, protein MTDKKQKINLTLIRNLANILNETNLTEVEIDNDGMRIRLLRSPQKDTVTNYYSEDNKNNHSLVGFPPSSTIDNTPPESDLIPLLSPDNYHTVTSPMVGTAYLASSPGSDPFVNKGNLVVEGQTLLIIEAMKTMNHIVAPCSGKVQDINVKDGQSVEYGDALLVLEKTGDNK, encoded by the coding sequence ATGACTGATAAAAAACAAAAAATTAACCTGACACTAATCCGAAATCTTGCGAATATCCTTAATGAAACTAATTTGACAGAAGTTGAGATAGATAACGATGGAATGCGTATTCGTCTGTTGCGTTCTCCACAAAAAGATACTGTTACAAATTATTATTCTGAAGATAATAAAAATAACCATTCTCTGGTAGGATTTCCCCCATCTAGTACAATAGATAATACTCCTCCTGAATCAGATCTCATCCCTCTTCTTTCCCCTGACAATTACCATACTGTAACCTCTCCAATGGTGGGAACCGCATACTTGGCTAGCAGTCCAGGAAGCGATCCTTTTGTTAATAAAGGGAATCTGGTGGTCGAAGGACAAACTCTTCTTATTATCGAAGCTATGAAGACCATGAATCATATCGTCGCACCATGCTCTGGTAAAGTTCAGGATATCAATGTAAAAGATGGACAATCAGTCGAATATGGTGATGCCCTCTTGGTTTTAGAAAAAACGGGGGATAATAAATGA
- the rplD gene encoding 50S ribosomal protein L4, with product MELSVRNLDGEDKGVISVSEDIFALKPQQGILARVLRWQSWRKRIGCSKSKGRSEVAYTGSKMYVQKGTGRARHSSKSVSQFRGGGKAFGPVPIIGVHALPKKVRSLALRHALSDKFCSNDIMVIDNLVSKECKTKYLVTRFRALDLSNALIIDGCQLDRNFQLAARNIPNINLLPVQGINVYDILRCSKLVLSKSAIEALEDRFK from the coding sequence ATAGAGTTAAGTGTCAGGAATCTTGACGGAGAGGATAAGGGTGTTATCTCCGTTTCGGAAGATATTTTTGCTTTAAAGCCTCAACAGGGTATTTTAGCGCGGGTTCTTCGTTGGCAATCTTGGCGTAAAAGGATTGGATGTTCTAAATCAAAAGGGCGTTCTGAGGTTGCATATACTGGTTCTAAGATGTATGTGCAAAAGGGAACAGGTAGAGCTAGGCATAGTTCTAAGTCTGTTTCGCAGTTTCGTGGTGGTGGAAAGGCCTTTGGTCCCGTTCCTATTATTGGTGTTCATGCCCTGCCGAAGAAAGTGCGTTCTCTTGCATTGCGTCATGCTTTATCAGACAAGTTTTGTTCCAATGATATTATGGTTATTGATAATTTGGTTTCAAAGGAGTGCAAAACCAAATACTTGGTAACACGTTTTCGTGCTCTTGACTTATCAAATGCACTTATTATTGATGGCTGTCAGCTAGATAGAAATTTTCAACTCGCTGCTCGTAATATTCCAAACATTAATCTCCTGCCCGTTCAGGGGATTAATGTTTATGATATTTTGCGTTGTTCTAAGTTGGTTCTGTCTAAGTCTGCTATTGAGGCTTTGGAGGATCGTTTTAAATGA
- the rpsC gene encoding 30S ribosomal protein S3, with the protein MGQKINPILFRLGVNCTWNSRWFARGSEYGALLHEDLKIREYLQCHLKQAGVAKILIERTHKNCRIIVYSARPGLIIGKKGTDIEKIRKKLSNMTNSEIHLSVNEVPKPEINATLIAQSIAQQLERRVVFRRAMKRAVQSAMRFGADGVKVIASGRLNGAELSRTECYLEGRVPLQTLRAHIDYGTAVAETAYGSCGIKVYVSLRDEVSDSDSTIPAAEHRVVEKDS; encoded by the coding sequence ATGGGGCAAAAAATTAACCCTATCTTGTTTCGACTTGGTGTGAATTGTACTTGGAATAGCCGCTGGTTTGCGCGTGGTTCTGAATATGGTGCTCTTTTACATGAGGATTTGAAGATACGTGAATATCTGCAATGCCATTTAAAGCAAGCAGGTGTTGCGAAGATTTTGATAGAGAGAACTCATAAAAATTGCCGTATAATTGTTTATTCCGCTCGTCCGGGTTTGATCATCGGAAAAAAAGGGACAGATATAGAAAAAATTCGTAAAAAACTTTCTAATATGACAAATTCTGAAATCCATTTAAGTGTTAATGAGGTTCCTAAGCCAGAAATCAATGCAACCTTAATAGCTCAGTCTATTGCTCAACAGTTGGAGAGACGCGTGGTTTTTCGTCGTGCTATGAAGCGCGCTGTTCAGTCTGCTATGCGTTTTGGAGCCGACGGAGTGAAGGTCATTGCTTCGGGACGTTTGAATGGTGCAGAGCTTTCCCGTACTGAGTGTTATTTGGAAGGAAGAGTTCCTCTTCAAACTCTTCGTGCTCATATTGATTATGGAACTGCTGTGGCTGAAACTGCGTATGGATCATGTGGAATTAAGGTATATGTTTCCTTGCGCGATGAAGTTTCTGATTCGGATAGTACAATACCTGCTGCTGAGCATCGCGTAGTAGAAAAGGATAGTTAA
- the rplV gene encoding 50S ribosomal protein L22 encodes MSGKRSVSKRRMGDNEANAIASMLRVSPQKLNLVAAMIRGKRVSDALADLEFSRKRIAGEVRKTLCSAVANAENNHDLDVDRLIVSEAYVGKSVFMKRFHCRGRQRIGRIVRPFSRLTVIVREVSDEGKVV; translated from the coding sequence ATGAGCGGGAAGAGGAGCGTGTCAAAGCGTCGAATGGGGGATAACGAAGCTAATGCTATTGCAAGCATGCTCCGTGTTAGTCCTCAAAAATTAAATCTTGTTGCTGCTATGATTAGGGGAAAAAGAGTTTCTGATGCTCTTGCCGATCTTGAGTTTTCGCGAAAGAGAATTGCTGGTGAAGTTAGGAAAACTCTTTGTTCTGCTGTTGCGAATGCAGAAAACAATCATGATCTTGATGTTGATCGTCTCATAGTGTCAGAAGCCTATGTCGGTAAGTCTGTTTTTATGAAACGATTTCATTGTAGGGGGCGTCAACGTATTGGCCGTATTGTCAGGCCTTTTTCTCGTTTGACTGTTATAGTTCGTGAAGTCTCGGATGAAGGAAAGGTTGTATAA
- the rplP gene encoding 50S ribosomal protein L16: MRQPKNTKYPKQFKGRIKGVAKGGSRICFGNFALKAQEANRIGSSEIEAARRAISRGMKRAGRVWICVFPDVPVTAKPTEVRMGKGKGNVEKWVCRVKPGRILFEIDGVSEEVARRAFRLGAAKLSVVTKFIQRVVE, encoded by the coding sequence CTGCGTCAACCTAAAAATACTAAATATCCTAAACAGTTTAAAGGGCGTATTAAGGGTGTAGCAAAAGGAGGTTCTCGAATCTGTTTTGGTAATTTTGCCCTTAAAGCTCAAGAGGCTAATAGGATTGGATCAAGCGAAATTGAGGCGGCGCGCCGTGCTATTAGTCGTGGTATGAAGCGTGCTGGTCGTGTTTGGATTTGTGTTTTCCCTGATGTGCCCGTAACTGCTAAACCTACAGAAGTTCGTATGGGAAAAGGAAAGGGTAATGTTGAGAAGTGGGTATGTCGTGTGAAGCCAGGGCGTATTTTATTTGAGATTGATGGCGTCAGTGAGGAAGTTGCTAGGCGGGCCTTTCGTCTTGGCGCAGCCAAATTATCTGTCGTGACGAAGTTCATACAGCGAGTCGTAGAATGA
- the rpsJ gene encoding 30S ribosomal protein S10 yields MTSRNIRICICLKAFDSRILDSSMREIVLTTKKSGSQIVGPIPFPRSIRRFTVNRSPHVDKKSRDQLEMRIYKRLLYIIKPTPQTVDALMKLDIAAGVNVVIKL; encoded by the coding sequence ATGACAAGTCGGAACATCCGTATTTGCATATGCCTGAAAGCGTTTGATTCACGGATACTTGATTCTTCTATGCGTGAAATTGTGTTAACTACTAAAAAATCTGGTTCGCAGATTGTAGGTCCTATACCTTTTCCTCGTTCTATACGAAGGTTTACTGTTAATAGATCTCCTCATGTTGATAAGAAGAGTCGAGATCAATTGGAAATGCGGATATACAAGCGTTTGCTCTATATTATCAAGCCTACTCCTCAAACGGTTGATGCTTTGATGAAATTAGATATCGCCGCTGGTGTTAATGTAGTAATTAAACTGTAG
- the rplC gene encoding 50S ribosomal protein L3 codes for MRSGVVARKLGMTCVYNIEGRRIPVTVLHLDNCQVVVHRTLDKNGYMAVQVGAGEAKVKNVSKPMRGFFSSVNVSPKKKLFEFRVQKDDDLLPVGSVFSPSYFTVGQLVDVTGMTIGKGFSGAMKRHNFGGLRATHGVSISHRSHGSTGCRQDPGRVFKNKKMAGRMGGNRVTVKNLEVVSVDDKRGLILVKGCVPGAKKNSWILVRDSFKSAVNCKGKVS; via the coding sequence ATGCGTTCGGGTGTTGTTGCGCGAAAATTAGGCATGACCTGTGTGTATAATATTGAGGGTAGGCGTATTCCCGTGACGGTGTTGCATTTAGATAATTGTCAGGTGGTGGTTCATCGTACTTTGGATAAGAATGGGTATATGGCTGTCCAAGTTGGTGCGGGAGAGGCGAAAGTTAAAAATGTTTCTAAGCCTATGCGAGGTTTTTTTTCATCTGTGAATGTGTCTCCCAAAAAGAAATTATTTGAGTTTCGTGTTCAAAAAGACGATGATTTATTGCCGGTTGGTTCTGTTTTTTCTCCTAGTTATTTTACTGTTGGTCAGTTGGTGGATGTGACAGGTATGACTATTGGTAAAGGATTTTCTGGAGCTATGAAGAGGCATAATTTTGGTGGTCTTCGTGCTACGCATGGGGTTTCTATATCGCATCGTTCGCATGGTTCGACGGGGTGTCGTCAGGATCCTGGTCGTGTCTTTAAGAACAAAAAGATGGCAGGTCGTATGGGTGGAAATCGTGTCACTGTTAAAAATTTAGAGGTTGTGTCGGTTGATGATAAGAGGGGATTGATCCTTGTTAAGGGTTGTGTTCCTGGTGCTAAGAAGAATTCTTGGATTCTTGTGCGAGATTCTTTTAAAAGTGCGGTGAATTGTAAGGGGAAAGTTTCGTGA
- the rpsG gene encoding 30S ribosomal protein S7 yields MSRRRRAVVREVLPDPKFSDFVVAKFMNAIMYGGKKSVAVSIVYGAFDLVEKKEKKDPVALFRQALINVTPQFEVRTRRVGGAAYSVPGEITSKRSQALAIRWLIMAARKRNETTMIDRLGGEIIDAANNRGVAVRKREETHKVAEANRAFSHYRW; encoded by the coding sequence ATGTCCCGACGTCGTAGAGCGGTAGTGCGTGAAGTGTTGCCAGATCCAAAATTTTCTGATTTTGTCGTTGCTAAATTCATGAATGCCATTATGTATGGTGGCAAGAAATCCGTGGCGGTGAGTATTGTTTATGGAGCCTTTGATTTGGTTGAAAAGAAGGAGAAGAAAGATCCGGTGGCTTTGTTTCGACAGGCTTTGATTAATGTTACTCCTCAATTTGAAGTCCGTACTCGTCGTGTGGGAGGGGCTGCCTATAGTGTTCCTGGGGAAATAACATCGAAACGTAGCCAAGCGCTTGCGATTCGTTGGCTTATAATGGCTGCGCGTAAGCGTAATGAAACGACCATGATAGATCGTTTGGGCGGAGAGATTATTGATGCTGCTAACAACCGAGGGGTTGCGGTAAGGAAGCGTGAGGAAACGCATAAAGTGGCTGAAGCTAATCGTGCTTTTTCGCATTATCGTTGGTAA